The proteins below are encoded in one region of Planctopirus limnophila DSM 3776:
- the thiL gene encoding thiamine-phosphate kinase, whose protein sequence is MTFRPEFALIERIRKAAGGSSRVLLGIGDDAAGLGSREDRETLVATDMLLDGVHFVVEECGPYWAGRKALAVNLSDLAAMGGRCIASFVSIAIPRNWNAHEADELMRGVLELAAKWDCPVAGGDTNSWDGRLVINVAVVGETIEATSIRRAGAQVGDVIVVSGALGGSIYGRHLKFEPRLDVAAELLKLAKLNSMIDLSDGLSSDLWHILRASHAGAVLEQKRIPVHEDVRHHADVVNLSSPPALAHALHDGEDFELLFTLSPAQWETLRQNWKLPIALTKIGTIVSEEACRIVSETGESKELVPGGYVHRFG, encoded by the coding sequence ATGACTTTTCGACCCGAGTTTGCCCTGATTGAGCGAATCCGAAAGGCAGCCGGGGGTTCATCTCGTGTGCTTCTGGGAATTGGTGATGATGCCGCCGGTTTAGGTTCTCGAGAAGACAGAGAGACACTCGTCGCCACGGATATGCTCCTGGATGGTGTACACTTTGTCGTCGAGGAGTGCGGCCCCTATTGGGCTGGTCGGAAGGCACTCGCTGTCAACTTGAGCGATCTTGCAGCCATGGGTGGGAGGTGCATCGCCTCGTTTGTTTCGATCGCCATCCCGCGTAATTGGAACGCCCACGAAGCGGATGAATTAATGCGCGGCGTTCTGGAATTGGCCGCAAAATGGGATTGTCCTGTTGCTGGAGGAGATACGAACAGTTGGGATGGTCGCCTGGTGATCAATGTGGCAGTGGTGGGCGAAACGATTGAAGCGACATCGATTCGTCGAGCCGGTGCGCAGGTGGGTGACGTCATTGTTGTGAGCGGTGCTCTGGGTGGTTCGATCTATGGCAGGCATCTGAAGTTCGAACCCCGCTTGGATGTGGCTGCTGAGCTATTGAAGCTGGCCAAACTTAACTCAATGATCGATTTGAGTGATGGACTGTCTTCCGATTTGTGGCACATCCTCAGAGCGAGCCATGCGGGTGCTGTACTCGAACAGAAGCGGATTCCTGTCCATGAGGATGTCCGCCATCATGCCGACGTCGTGAACCTGAGTTCTCCACCGGCGCTCGCACATGCCCTTCATGATGGTGAAGATTTTGAACTCCTCTTCACGCTCTCCCCAGCTCAGTGGGAGACATTGCGGCAGAACTGGAAGCTGCCCATTGCCCTCACAAAAATTGGCACGATTGTTTCTGAAGAGGCTTGCAGGATCGTCAGCGAGACGGGAGAGTCAAAAGAACTGGTTCCCGGTGGTTATGTCCATCGCTTTGGTTGA
- a CDS encoding HAD family hydrolase, with protein MTQSRHIFFMALAVVGMATNLLAEEPLPSWNDSAARRAILEYVKSVTTEGSPRFVPVSERIVTFDNDGTLWCEQPMYVQLAFALDRVRLLADKHPEWRTEEPFRAVIEKDLPALAKLGAKGLTELTMATHAGMTDDEFENIVTEWIRKARHPKFHRPYTECVYQPMLELLAFLRQHEFKTFIVSGAGIEFMRPWAKEVYGIPPEQVIGSSVKLKYELRDGKPVLVRLAELNFIDDQAGKPVGIRQVIGRRPVMAVGNSDGDYEMLEYVTSGPANGLGLIVHHTDAVREFAYDRQSPFGRLDRALTDATSKGWIVIDMQRDWKVIFPESRPSQN; from the coding sequence ATGACACAATCCAGGCACATCTTTTTCATGGCACTGGCGGTGGTGGGGATGGCGACAAATTTGCTGGCAGAGGAACCATTACCTTCCTGGAATGACAGTGCAGCACGCCGAGCGATTCTGGAATATGTGAAATCGGTAACGACTGAGGGCTCGCCCAGGTTTGTGCCTGTCTCTGAGCGAATTGTCACTTTTGATAACGATGGAACGCTCTGGTGCGAGCAGCCCATGTATGTGCAGTTGGCCTTTGCGCTGGATCGAGTGCGATTGCTGGCAGACAAACATCCCGAGTGGCGGACAGAAGAGCCTTTTCGCGCAGTGATCGAAAAAGATCTCCCCGCATTGGCAAAGCTGGGTGCCAAAGGTCTGACAGAACTGACCATGGCGACTCATGCCGGTATGACAGACGACGAGTTTGAAAACATTGTGACCGAGTGGATTCGCAAGGCCCGGCACCCGAAGTTTCATCGACCCTACACCGAATGTGTCTATCAGCCGATGCTGGAGCTATTGGCCTTTCTGCGCCAGCACGAGTTCAAGACCTTCATCGTTTCGGGCGCAGGCATCGAATTCATGAGGCCCTGGGCAAAAGAAGTCTATGGGATTCCTCCTGAACAGGTCATTGGCAGCAGTGTGAAACTGAAGTACGAACTGCGCGATGGAAAACCTGTGCTCGTACGTCTTGCCGAACTGAATTTCATTGATGATCAGGCGGGAAAACCGGTGGGAATCCGACAAGTCATTGGTCGGAGACCGGTGATGGCGGTAGGAAATTCGGATGGCGACTACGAAATGCTGGAATATGTCACATCGGGCCCGGCTAATGGTCTGGGTCTGATTGTGCACCATACAGATGCTGTTCGGGAATTTGCCTACGATCGACAGTCTCCGTTTGGTCGGCTGGATCGGGCACTGACAGACGCCACTTCCAAAGGGTGGATCGTGATTGATATGCAGCGCGACTGGAAAGTGATCTTTCCAGAAAGCCGTCCATCACAGAACTAA
- a CDS encoding trypsin-like peptidase domain-containing protein, whose translation MIKWLITPAIYGVLCLTAVLSSASELRETPAVRAYKRASASVVNIHTEKSAQERDSVFASSRGRKINGMGTGIVIDERGYIVTNHHVVADVELIRATFEDGSDYDARVIGVDKEQDLAVIKVDGTKTFKVAPFGTSSDIYLAERVLAIGNAYGYRHTVTEGIVSALGRDVEVNETQSYRNLIQTDASINPGNSGGPLINMDGDVIGVNVAIRAGAQRIGFAIPIDDARKVVARLISVEQMGLGYHGAILRDLKTATQKLLIIENVLSDSPAQRAGLKAGDVVLKAGSLEVSDSVDFERSLLGRKPGDNLDLVVRRNDRDEKLNFALGQSNISLVQNQAFRPASTGINETEAQRFWQILGLKLAPIAADQKLLTGTRYRGGLRVVDVRPDSPAASNGITKGDILVGLHDWETLSVENVTWIVNKSNEIKLNPIKFYIVRGQETLFGHLQTASRQ comes from the coding sequence ATGATTAAGTGGCTTATCACGCCAGCGATTTACGGAGTTCTCTGCCTGACAGCAGTGCTGTCCAGTGCCTCGGAGCTTCGTGAAACCCCAGCCGTCCGGGCCTACAAAAGGGCATCGGCTTCCGTTGTGAACATTCACACTGAGAAGTCAGCTCAGGAACGGGACTCTGTCTTTGCCTCTAGCCGAGGTCGCAAGATTAACGGCATGGGGACCGGCATCGTCATTGACGAACGCGGGTATATCGTCACCAATCACCATGTGGTGGCTGATGTCGAACTGATTCGTGCGACATTCGAAGATGGCAGCGATTACGATGCCCGCGTCATCGGCGTCGATAAAGAACAGGATCTGGCGGTCATCAAGGTGGATGGCACCAAGACATTCAAAGTCGCTCCCTTCGGAACATCGAGCGATATCTACCTTGCTGAACGCGTACTGGCGATTGGTAACGCTTATGGTTATCGCCACACCGTGACAGAAGGCATTGTCAGTGCTCTGGGCCGCGATGTGGAAGTCAATGAGACGCAATCATACCGCAATTTGATTCAGACCGACGCCAGCATCAATCCGGGCAACAGCGGTGGCCCGCTGATCAATATGGACGGTGATGTGATCGGTGTGAATGTTGCTATCCGGGCCGGGGCGCAGCGAATTGGCTTCGCGATTCCCATCGACGACGCTCGCAAGGTGGTGGCTCGACTGATCTCTGTTGAGCAGATGGGTTTGGGTTATCACGGCGCGATTCTCAGAGATCTGAAAACGGCAACACAAAAGCTGTTGATTATTGAAAATGTGCTCTCCGACAGCCCTGCACAACGCGCCGGTTTGAAGGCTGGTGATGTGGTTCTCAAGGCCGGTTCACTGGAAGTAAGTGATTCTGTCGATTTCGAACGATCGCTCCTGGGCCGTAAGCCTGGCGATAATCTGGATCTGGTTGTTCGGCGTAATGATCGGGATGAAAAACTGAATTTTGCTCTCGGGCAATCCAATATCTCTCTTGTGCAGAATCAGGCATTTCGTCCTGCATCCACCGGAATCAATGAGACGGAAGCTCAACGGTTCTGGCAGATTCTGGGCTTGAAACTGGCACCGATTGCTGCTGATCAAAAGCTGCTGACAGGTACACGTTACCGTGGTGGATTGCGAGTCGTCGATGTCCGCCCGGACAGCCCGGCTGCTTCGAACGGGATCACCAAGGGCGATATTCTCGTCGGTCTGCATGATTGGGAAACACTCTCTGTCGAGAACGTGACCTGGATCGTCAACAAATCGAACGAAATCAAGCTGAACCCAATCAAGTTTTACATTGTACGCGGTCAGGAAACATTGTTCGGCCACCTGCAGACCGCCAGCCGCCAGTAG